Proteins from a genomic interval of Mycolicibacterium madagascariense:
- a CDS encoding CaiB/BaiF CoA-transferase family protein produces MSSKSGPLEGVRVVDATTGIAGPLATMILADFGADVLRVEVGVGGEVASPLPGEVMWHRNKTVVVVGDDPAGLLDDVDLVVTSDDAEARRLGVAVDGPQPGALVHLHLPAWRPPAGEVVDPMLADRMVQARYGVARRQTSFGGGPVECVYPFVSYLQGAWGATVSIAALVERVQRGIGQRVVVDALHGAIVAATTTMFADPKTPLPNTAVGPGGPNPAFGTYECADGEWIFLGALGVKFQDIAFEVLGTTDVTAHPRIAANREEIYAVDLRNQVRARIAEGFRAQSRAHWLDGLGRAGCPVSPVGRRDEWLDHPQVVAMGQRVTIDDPQVGRVVMGGIPVDFSESPCPDVLARRYADHVTWPDRPRPVVSASGDVGEALPGRGPLDGVRVLDLGTVLAGPYAGQLLASLGADVIKVETTKGDEFRTRGHMVNRGQRSVSVDLRDERGHDAFMWLAASSHVVLDNFRPGVSTRLKVDLDSLRTVNPGVIATSITGFGGIGPMGDHPGYDPVVQALSGIMQAQGGDAEPVFCTVSVNDVTSACLAALGTCAALYHHAVGRGGQAVGTSLAAAAVFMQGNELVRYDGRRPAETGGRDYPGPQPTSRYYRCADGWARLHLPSADAAARAGLVAHPGLDTRALAYAIAFSVAGMSVAELADAVTPYGGVVERARDNKEVLVDPNGVEDGHLGVVRWPDGNQTHLPRAYATFGRRGVPPMMTTPGMGEHTREVLLEAGLDEAAVEELARRGIVTQGEPMHTVAGTGYR; encoded by the coding sequence ATGTCTTCGAAGAGTGGGCCACTGGAGGGCGTGCGGGTCGTCGACGCCACCACGGGCATCGCGGGCCCGTTGGCAACGATGATCCTCGCGGACTTCGGTGCCGACGTGCTGCGCGTCGAGGTCGGTGTGGGCGGGGAGGTCGCGTCGCCGCTGCCAGGGGAAGTCATGTGGCACCGCAACAAGACCGTGGTCGTCGTCGGAGACGACCCGGCAGGGCTGCTCGACGACGTGGATCTGGTCGTCACCAGCGACGACGCCGAGGCGCGACGCTTGGGCGTCGCGGTGGACGGCCCTCAGCCCGGCGCCCTGGTTCACTTGCATCTGCCAGCGTGGCGCCCCCCCGCGGGCGAAGTGGTGGACCCGATGCTCGCCGACCGGATGGTGCAGGCCCGGTACGGGGTCGCTCGTCGTCAGACGTCGTTCGGTGGCGGCCCGGTCGAATGCGTCTACCCGTTCGTGAGCTACCTCCAGGGAGCTTGGGGTGCAACGGTTTCCATTGCGGCACTAGTCGAACGAGTTCAACGCGGCATCGGGCAGCGGGTGGTGGTCGACGCGTTGCACGGGGCGATCGTCGCCGCGACCACCACGATGTTCGCCGACCCGAAGACTCCCCTACCCAACACGGCCGTGGGCCCGGGCGGTCCAAATCCGGCATTCGGTACCTACGAATGCGCAGACGGCGAGTGGATCTTCCTCGGCGCCCTCGGGGTGAAGTTTCAGGACATCGCCTTCGAGGTTCTCGGCACCACCGATGTGACGGCTCATCCACGGATTGCCGCCAATCGGGAAGAGATCTATGCAGTCGACCTTCGCAACCAGGTACGGGCTCGCATCGCGGAAGGTTTCCGTGCCCAGTCACGAGCGCACTGGCTGGACGGGCTCGGACGGGCCGGGTGCCCGGTGAGCCCGGTAGGACGTCGCGACGAGTGGCTCGACCATCCCCAGGTCGTCGCCATGGGACAACGCGTGACCATCGACGACCCGCAGGTTGGCCGCGTGGTCATGGGGGGCATTCCCGTGGATTTCTCCGAGAGTCCCTGCCCGGACGTCCTGGCGCGCCGATACGCCGATCACGTCACGTGGCCAGACCGTCCGCGACCCGTGGTGTCGGCGAGCGGCGACGTGGGCGAGGCGCTACCTGGGCGCGGCCCGCTGGACGGTGTCCGAGTCCTCGACCTGGGAACTGTGCTCGCCGGTCCCTACGCCGGTCAGCTCCTGGCATCATTAGGAGCCGACGTGATCAAGGTGGAGACCACCAAGGGAGACGAGTTTCGCACCCGCGGTCACATGGTCAACCGGGGGCAGAGAAGCGTCTCCGTCGACTTGCGCGATGAGCGCGGTCACGACGCGTTCATGTGGCTGGCCGCGTCCAGTCACGTTGTCTTGGACAACTTCCGGCCGGGTGTCTCCACTCGCTTGAAGGTCGACCTGGACTCCCTGCGTACGGTGAACCCAGGGGTGATCGCAACGTCGATCACCGGGTTCGGCGGTATCGGGCCCATGGGCGACCATCCCGGATATGACCCGGTCGTCCAAGCCCTGTCGGGGATCATGCAGGCCCAGGGCGGCGACGCCGAACCGGTGTTCTGCACGGTGTCGGTCAACGACGTCACGAGCGCCTGCCTGGCCGCGCTGGGCACGTGCGCTGCTTTGTATCACCATGCGGTCGGTCGGGGTGGCCAAGCCGTGGGGACCTCGCTGGCGGCGGCGGCAGTGTTCATGCAAGGCAACGAGTTGGTCCGTTACGACGGACGACGGCCGGCGGAAACCGGTGGTCGTGACTATCCGGGGCCGCAACCGACGTCGCGGTATTACCGCTGTGCCGACGGATGGGCACGTTTGCATCTTCCCTCGGCCGACGCGGCCGCACGGGCCGGACTCGTGGCGCATCCGGGCCTGGACACCCGCGCCTTGGCCTACGCGATCGCCTTCTCCGTGGCCGGGATGTCGGTGGCTGAGCTCGCGGACGCGGTAACGCCCTACGGCGGCGTGGTGGAAAGGGCTCGCGACAACAAGGAAGTTCTCGTCGACCCCAACGGTGTCGAGGACGGTCACCTGGGGGTCGTGAGATGGCCCGACGGCAACCAGACCCACCTACCGCGTGCCTACGCCACGTTCGGTCGCCGTGGTGTGCCACCGATGATGACCACTCCGGGAATGGGCGAGCACACCCGGGAGGTACTCCTCGAGGCGGGGCTCGACGAGGCTGCGGTCGAGGAGTTGGCGCGCCGCGGGATCGTCACCCAGGGCGAGCCCATGCATACCGTGGCGGGCACGGGCTATCGGTGA